ATTGGCTCAAAAATCTTTTCCTGAAAAATGGAAGAAGAATTACCAAAAATTCAATTCGTTCTCTAAAACACCGAGAGATGTATGATAATCAGAAAATTAAAAATGATGTCAATTTTGAATTTGAATCCCTAGACCAAACTATTTCGTTTTGCAGCAAAAAATTTACGGAAGAGTATCAGTAGCTTTCTCGGCCTTAGCTTTTTCGCGTTTAAGCTTCTCTTTGGCAACCCTAAGACTATCATTAATTTTTTTCTGTTCCTCTAACGCTTTTCCTTCACGCTCAAGGTTTGCTTCTATTTCTTTATATATTTCCTCATACTCCACAGGCAGCGAAGCATAATAGCGATCACTTTCTACCAACTGCAGGCTATCTATATCATATTTATTAAAAATATAGTCCATGGGTTCTACATCATTTTCGCGCAGCACCTGAACATTTGTTGTTTTAGCGGCATTTACAATGGCCAAATCTTGAAGTATTTGAACCATTTTATCCTTGGGAATAAGATTTTCCGGCTTTTTCAAAAGCGTTTCATTGCAAGAGATAAGTGTGCAGATAACCGTAAGTAAAGCTAAAACCCTCATATTATCTATTGAATGTTAATCGTTTTGCATTTCGCTCTTCAGAAAAGTTTCCGTTTTCATAGGCCAAATGACCGTTCACAAAAGTATGTGTAACAGAAGACGTAAAAGTAGCCCCTTCAAAAGGAGACCATTTGCATTTATAAGCAATATTCTCTTTGGTAACTTGCCAAGGCGCATTTATATCAACCACCACCAAGTCTGCATAATAACCTTCTCTTATATAACCTCGTTTTTCAACCTGAAAAAGTATAGCCGGATTGTGACACATCTTTTCCACCACTTTTTCCAAAGAAATCACACCCTCTTGAACCTTTTCCAATAATGCCGGGAGTGCATGTTGCACCAACGGACCACCTGAAGGAGCTTTCGTGTATACGTTCTCTTTCTCACTTAATAAATGTGGGGCATGATCCGTTGCAATTACATCTAAACGATCATCTAATAATGCTTCCCACAATTGCGCTCTATCTGCTGCAGTTTTTACAGCCGGGTTCCATTTTATTAAAGTTCCCTTGGTATCATAATCGGTATTAGTGAACCACAAATGGTGTACACATACCTCTGCTGTAATTTTTTTCTGTTCTAACGGAATGTCGTTCCTGAACAGTTCCGTTTCTTTTCCTGTAGACAAGTGAAACACATGAAGACGTGCCCCTGTCTTTTTGGCTAGAGCTATAGCCTTTGAAGACGAAAGATAACAAGCCTCTTCACTACGTATTTTATGATGGTATTTTACAGGAATATCCTCTCCGTACTTTTCTTTATACTCAGCAAGGTTTCTTTTTATTGTCCCTTCATCTTCACAATGGGCGGAAATTACCATTTCAGTATTGCTAAAAATGTTTTCTATGACCTCTTCATTATCCACCAACATATTACCTGTAGAAGACCCTAAAAATAACTTTACACCAGAACAGGCATTTTTATCCAATCGCTTTAATTCTTCCAAATTATCGTTAGTCCCCCCAAAAGGGAAAGAATAATTGGCAAAACTAGAACGAGCTCCCATTTGAAACTTTTCTTCAAGTTTTTCAATAGTCGTCGTTTGCGGGTTTGTATTGGGCTGCTCCATATAAGTAGTAATTCCACCAGCAACCGCTGCCCTGCTTTCTGAAGCAATATCTCCCTTATGTGTAAGACCAGGTTCCCTAAAGTGCACTTGATCATCTATAACCCCTGGCAAAAGATATTTGCCCTGAATGTCTATCATCTTAGCCGTATCATCAGAAATATTAGCCGCAATTTTAATAATTAGATCATCTTGAAGCAACACATCGCTTTCAAAAATGGAATTTTCGTTTACGATTTTCGCGTTTTTAATCAATACTCTTCCCATACTAAAATCT
This genomic interval from Zobellia roscoffensis contains the following:
- a CDS encoding dihydroorotase, encoding MGRVLIKNAKIVNENSIFESDVLLQDDLIIKIAANISDDTAKMIDIQGKYLLPGVIDDQVHFREPGLTHKGDIASESRAAVAGGITTYMEQPNTNPQTTTIEKLEEKFQMGARSSFANYSFPFGGTNDNLEELKRLDKNACSGVKLFLGSSTGNMLVDNEEVIENIFSNTEMVISAHCEDEGTIKRNLAEYKEKYGEDIPVKYHHKIRSEEACYLSSSKAIALAKKTGARLHVFHLSTGKETELFRNDIPLEQKKITAEVCVHHLWFTNTDYDTKGTLIKWNPAVKTAADRAQLWEALLDDRLDVIATDHAPHLLSEKENVYTKAPSGGPLVQHALPALLEKVQEGVISLEKVVEKMCHNPAILFQVEKRGYIREGYYADLVVVDINAPWQVTKENIAYKCKWSPFEGATFTSSVTHTFVNGHLAYENGNFSEERNAKRLTFNR
- a CDS encoding DUF4296 domain-containing protein, producing the protein MRVLALLTVICTLISCNETLLKKPENLIPKDKMVQILQDLAIVNAAKTTNVQVLRENDVEPMDYIFNKYDIDSLQLVESDRYYASLPVEYEEIYKEIEANLEREGKALEEQKKINDSLRVAKEKLKREKAKAEKATDTLP